In Horticoccus luteus, the following proteins share a genomic window:
- the glgB gene encoding 1,4-alpha-glucan branching protein GlgB, which translates to MAVLTNPADLSALLDARYADPHTLVGMHPFQKGKTAGVLVRALVQNAVTCAVVDPATNEQWELTRTGQEGFFEGVITKRKEVFRYQLRVGTPAGELRQFFDPYAFLPTLDAQDLYLFNEGNEHRVHHKLGSHVREMNGVVGTAFAVWAPAAKQVSLLGNFNGWDARYHPMRPLGSSGVWELFVPGLAAGELYKFSVRDQAGRTRMKTDPYGTYFEPAPNNAAIVCDVDRFAWGDDAWLAARRAQAGRLDRPISIYEVHLGSWRRKPEDNNRPLTYRELAVALGDYVTEMGYTHIEVLPVAEYPFSGSWGYQVTGFFAPTHRFGRPEDFAWFVDHLHQRGIGVILDWVPAHFPRDSFALAEFDGTHVYEHADPRQGAHMDWGTLIFNYGRNEVRCFLTASALAWCERYHVDGLRVDAVASMLYLDYSRKAGEWLPNRFGGRENLEAIEFLKTTNDLVRRYHPGVLMIAEESTSFPQVSRPTSEGGLGFDFKWNMGLMHDTLSYFSREPAHRKWHQNDLTFGMLYQYAENFISVYSHDEVVHGKGSMLYKMGAWHIPQKAANLRALYAHVWAYPGKKLLFMGCDFGQSHEWNHDASLDWHLCQFPDHEGIRLLVRDLNRLYRDEAALGQRDLTPQGFRWVSCTDADAQVIAYLRIAEDERTLLLVVGHFSGATRAPYRVGVPRRGFWREVINSNSEYYGGTGLGNGGGRMAEEVGCDGYSQSLELTLPPLSTTIFKWTAE; encoded by the coding sequence ATGGCAGTCCTCACCAACCCCGCCGATCTCAGCGCCTTGCTCGACGCCCGCTACGCGGATCCGCATACGCTGGTCGGCATGCACCCTTTCCAAAAGGGGAAAACAGCCGGTGTGCTGGTGCGCGCGTTGGTGCAAAATGCGGTGACGTGTGCGGTCGTGGATCCGGCGACGAACGAGCAGTGGGAGCTCACGCGGACAGGTCAGGAGGGTTTCTTCGAAGGCGTGATCACGAAGCGCAAGGAGGTGTTTCGCTACCAGTTGCGCGTGGGCACGCCGGCCGGGGAGTTGCGGCAGTTTTTCGATCCGTATGCGTTTCTGCCGACGCTGGACGCGCAAGATCTCTACCTGTTCAACGAAGGCAACGAGCACCGCGTGCACCATAAGCTCGGCTCGCACGTGCGCGAGATGAACGGCGTGGTGGGCACGGCTTTTGCGGTGTGGGCACCGGCGGCGAAACAGGTCTCGCTGCTGGGCAACTTCAACGGCTGGGATGCGCGTTATCATCCGATGCGGCCGCTCGGCTCGTCGGGCGTGTGGGAGTTGTTTGTGCCGGGGCTCGCGGCGGGAGAGCTGTATAAATTCTCCGTGCGCGATCAGGCAGGGCGCACGCGGATGAAGACTGATCCGTATGGCACGTATTTCGAGCCCGCGCCGAACAACGCGGCGATCGTGTGCGATGTCGATCGGTTTGCGTGGGGCGACGACGCGTGGTTGGCAGCGCGCCGGGCGCAGGCGGGCCGACTCGACCGGCCGATCTCCATCTACGAAGTGCATCTGGGTTCGTGGCGTCGGAAACCGGAGGACAACAACCGGCCTCTGACTTATCGCGAACTCGCGGTGGCGCTCGGCGATTACGTGACGGAAATGGGCTACACGCACATCGAGGTGCTGCCCGTGGCGGAGTATCCGTTCAGCGGCTCGTGGGGGTATCAGGTCACGGGATTCTTCGCGCCGACGCACCGGTTCGGGCGGCCGGAGGATTTTGCCTGGTTCGTGGATCACCTGCATCAGCGCGGCATCGGCGTCATCCTCGACTGGGTGCCCGCGCATTTTCCGCGCGATAGCTTCGCGCTGGCGGAATTCGATGGGACGCACGTGTACGAACATGCGGATCCGCGGCAGGGCGCGCACATGGATTGGGGCACGCTGATCTTTAATTACGGGCGCAACGAAGTGCGCTGCTTTCTCACCGCGAGCGCCCTGGCGTGGTGCGAGCGATACCATGTGGACGGGCTGCGCGTGGACGCGGTGGCGTCGATGCTCTATCTCGATTACTCCCGCAAAGCCGGGGAGTGGTTGCCCAACCGGTTCGGAGGACGGGAAAATCTGGAAGCGATCGAATTTCTTAAAACCACCAACGATCTTGTGCGGCGCTACCATCCGGGCGTGCTGATGATAGCGGAGGAATCGACGTCGTTTCCGCAGGTGAGCCGGCCGACCAGCGAGGGCGGACTGGGCTTCGACTTCAAGTGGAACATGGGGTTAATGCACGACACGTTGAGCTACTTCAGCCGCGAGCCCGCGCACCGGAAATGGCACCAGAATGACCTTACGTTCGGCATGCTGTATCAATATGCGGAAAACTTTATCTCGGTCTATTCGCACGACGAAGTGGTGCACGGGAAAGGCTCGATGCTCTACAAAATGGGCGCGTGGCACATCCCGCAGAAGGCGGCCAACCTGCGGGCGCTATATGCTCATGTCTGGGCGTATCCGGGCAAGAAGCTGTTGTTCATGGGGTGCGACTTCGGCCAGTCGCACGAGTGGAATCACGACGCCAGCCTCGACTGGCACCTGTGCCAGTTTCCGGATCACGAAGGCATCCGGCTGCTCGTGCGCGATCTGAATCGCCTCTATCGCGACGAGGCGGCGCTGGGGCAACGCGACCTCACGCCGCAGGGCTTTCGCTGGGTTTCCTGCACCGACGCCGATGCGCAGGTGATCGCGTATCTGCGTATCGCCGAGGACGAGCGCACGTTACTACTCGTCGTAGGCCATTTCAGTGGAGCAACCCGCGCACCTTACCGGGTAGGCGTGCCACGGCGCGGTTTCTGGCGCGAGGTGATCAACAGCAATAGTGAATATTACGGCGGCACGGGGCTCGGCAATGGCGGCGGCCGAATGGCGGAGGAGGTCGGCTGCGATGGCTACAGCCAGTCGCTCGAACTCACGCTGCCACCGCTCTCGACAACGATTTTCAAGTGGACGGCGGAGTGA
- a CDS encoding alpha/beta fold hydrolase, whose product MFYAFVGTGQVGDMPRSTATAYARLLDLAHRASDGETLQALTQVGPPPFKNMKQVASFFERMGKYQPAADAVALNSLKQSLLSPPPDYSLRDDVNRARGFMAVPPWSLYNDLLNTKLTALGPDFDLPVFVIQGADDMVTPVGLTREFFESIHAPRKEMVTIPNAGHFAVWSHADLFLNELVKHVRPLAG is encoded by the coding sequence GTGTTCTACGCTTTTGTCGGAACGGGGCAGGTGGGCGATATGCCACGCAGCACCGCGACAGCCTACGCCCGCTTGCTCGACCTCGCGCATCGAGCATCCGACGGCGAAACCCTCCAAGCTCTCACGCAGGTGGGGCCGCCGCCGTTCAAGAACATGAAACAGGTCGCCTCGTTCTTTGAGCGGATGGGAAAATACCAACCGGCCGCCGACGCCGTGGCCTTGAACTCTCTGAAACAAAGCCTGCTTTCTCCGCCTCCTGACTACTCCCTGCGTGATGACGTCAACCGCGCCAGAGGTTTTATGGCGGTGCCGCCTTGGTCTCTCTACAATGACCTTCTGAATACCAAGCTCACCGCGCTAGGTCCTGATTTTGACCTCCCGGTGTTCGTCATTCAAGGAGCCGATGACATGGTCACCCCGGTCGGGCTCACCCGGGAGTTCTTCGAGTCCATTCACGCGCCACGCAAAGAGATGGTCACCATTCCCAACGCCGGACACTTCGCCGTCTGGAGTCACGCGGATTTGTTTTTGAATGAACTGGTGAAGCACGTTCGACCACTCGCCGGGTAA